The Thalassoroseus pseudoceratinae genome has a segment encoding these proteins:
- the gmk gene encoding guanylate kinase: MKSNSPKVVILSGPSGSGKTTIVERLLSESSVSLQKCVSATTRPARPGEVDGVAYYFMTPEDFEAARQANQFLETAEVHGAGYWYGTLKSEVDRAFQQNAWAFLEIDVEGAIAAMEVYPDAITVFLTLPSIEEYERRLRGRRSESEAMLKKRLQTALKEVEYADRYRHVVVNDDLDAAVKEISQILESSCSN, encoded by the coding sequence ATGAAATCGAATTCACCCAAGGTGGTGATTCTGTCCGGCCCAAGCGGGAGTGGCAAGACGACGATTGTCGAACGGTTGTTGTCCGAGTCATCAGTGTCGTTACAGAAATGCGTGTCGGCCACCACGCGGCCAGCCCGTCCGGGGGAAGTCGACGGAGTCGCCTACTACTTTATGACGCCAGAGGACTTCGAGGCCGCTCGGCAGGCGAACCAGTTTCTTGAGACCGCCGAAGTTCACGGAGCCGGTTATTGGTATGGCACCTTGAAATCGGAAGTGGATCGGGCGTTCCAACAGAATGCATGGGCGTTCTTGGAGATCGATGTGGAAGGAGCAATCGCGGCGATGGAGGTTTATCCCGACGCCATCACCGTGTTCCTGACACTGCCATCAATAGAAGAGTATGAACGGCGTTTGCGTGGGCGTCGGTCGGAATCCGAAGCGATGCTAAAGAAGCGACTGCAGACCGCGTTGAAAGAAGTGGAATACGCCGACCGCTATCGTCATGTCGTCGTCAACGACGATCTCGATGCTGCCGTCAAAGAAATATCACAAATCTTGGAATCATCTTGTTCTAACTGA
- a CDS encoding DNA-directed RNA polymerase subunit omega translates to MLEEFKEEAIVNKLGGRFKLSSLIQKRMVALNRGARPLVDVPTKNLMQIVVAEIMADKIYLDQEGEFAIREETPEAIPISDGGPDLDDLE, encoded by the coding sequence ATGTTGGAAGAGTTCAAAGAAGAAGCGATCGTCAACAAATTGGGTGGACGATTCAAGTTGTCGTCGCTGATTCAAAAACGAATGGTCGCTTTGAATCGCGGGGCCCGTCCGCTGGTCGATGTCCCTACGAAGAATCTGATGCAGATCGTTGTCGCCGAGATCATGGCTGACAAAATCTATCTCGACCAAGAAGGCGAGTTTGCAATTCGCGAAGAAACGCCAGAAGCGATTCCGATCAGCGATGGCGGTCCAGACCTCGATGACTTGGAATAA